In Caproiciproducens sp. NJN-50, the following are encoded in one genomic region:
- the lpdA gene encoding dihydrolipoyl dehydrogenase translates to MEKAYDLAVIGGGPAGYEAAIRASQLGLSTALIENREVGGTCLNRGCIPTKSILHSSGLYREAKRFGEIGLSADGLSFDFSAVMQRKNAVVAELRGGIEQLLHANAVDLYRGKGTLQKAGVIAVTDESGSQEIHTARILLAVGCVPAVPPIPGADLPGVVTSDGLLELNAFPRRLVIVGGGVIGAEFATAFSDLGCEVTVIEAMQRILPTMDREISQSLSMILKKRGVQIHTSSLVEKITEGAPLSCTFTEKGTERSVEADCILISVGRKPNITGLFAEGLDIKMEKGFLATNGHHETSLPGVFAVGDVAGGIQLAHAASAQGIEAVEFMAQGEEPVRSRAVPACVYTSPEIACAGLTADEAKQQGLEVTVGKALTAALGKSLIEREERGFVKLVFEKQSGMLLGAQLMCGRATDLIAGLTQAIDQRLTARELVSVIRPHPTFSEAVTEAAEDALGGAIHAVPRAKR, encoded by the coding sequence ATGGAGAAAGCATATGACCTGGCGGTCATCGGCGGCGGTCCCGCCGGTTATGAAGCCGCAATCCGCGCCTCGCAGCTCGGGCTTTCGACCGCACTGATCGAAAACAGGGAAGTGGGCGGAACCTGTCTGAACCGGGGCTGTATTCCAACCAAAAGCATCCTTCACTCTTCCGGTCTGTACCGCGAAGCGAAACGGTTTGGGGAAATCGGCCTTTCCGCAGACGGTCTCTCCTTCGATTTCAGCGCCGTCATGCAGCGAAAAAACGCGGTGGTCGCCGAATTGCGCGGCGGAATCGAACAGCTTCTGCACGCAAACGCCGTCGACCTTTACCGAGGCAAAGGGACGCTGCAAAAAGCCGGCGTCATCGCCGTGACAGATGAATCCGGATCGCAGGAAATTCACACCGCACGGATTTTGCTGGCAGTCGGCTGCGTCCCAGCCGTTCCCCCGATCCCCGGCGCGGACCTGCCCGGCGTCGTGACCAGCGACGGGCTGCTCGAACTGAATGCCTTCCCCCGCCGTCTCGTCATCGTCGGGGGCGGGGTCATCGGCGCCGAATTCGCCACCGCTTTTTCCGATCTCGGCTGCGAAGTGACGGTCATCGAGGCCATGCAGCGAATCCTGCCGACCATGGACCGCGAAATCTCGCAAAGCCTTTCCATGATTCTGAAAAAGCGCGGGGTTCAAATTCATACTTCTTCCCTCGTGGAAAAAATCACGGAAGGAGCGCCGCTTTCCTGCACTTTTACGGAAAAAGGGACGGAGCGTTCCGTGGAAGCCGACTGTATCCTGATTTCAGTCGGACGAAAGCCAAACATTACGGGACTGTTTGCCGAAGGTCTCGATATCAAAATGGAAAAAGGATTCCTTGCGACCAACGGGCACCATGAGACCAGCCTGCCCGGCGTCTTCGCCGTCGGGGACGTCGCCGGGGGAATCCAGCTGGCTCACGCGGCCTCCGCCCAGGGGATCGAGGCGGTGGAATTCATGGCGCAGGGCGAGGAGCCAGTCCGTTCGCGCGCGGTTCCCGCCTGCGTCTACACCAGCCCGGAAATCGCCTGCGCCGGACTGACGGCGGACGAGGCGAAGCAGCAGGGGCTGGAAGTGACCGTCGGCAAGGCGCTGACCGCCGCGCTTGGAAAATCTCTGATCGAGCGGGAGGAGCGCGGCTTCGTCAAGCTGGTGTTTGAAAAGCAGTCCGGCATGCTGCTCGGCGCGCAGCTGATGTGCGGGCGTGCAACGGATTTGATCGCCGGACTCACGCAGGCGATCGATCAGCGCCTGACGGCGCGGGAGCTTGTTTCCGTCATCCGCCCCCACCCCACCTTCTCGGAAGCCGTAACCGAAGCGGCCGAGGACGCGCTTGGCGGCGCGATCCATGCGGTGCCCCGCGCAAAAAGGTAA
- a CDS encoding lipoate--protein ligase encodes MIEKALICTTENLIPYRNLALEEYLMDTVPEKTCILYLWRNQNTVVIGRNQNCWKECRVKELEADGGHLVRRLSGGGAVFHDLGNLNFTFLVRKSDYDVSRQLDVILHAVSACGIHAEKSGRNDVTVDGRKFSGNAFYFSGQSAYHHGTILIDVDKEKAGKYLSVSAEKIRSKGVDSVRSRIANLNEFSPGLTVDRMERELCEAFGRVYGIKPELLPAESVDASRVEELRRKFADPAWIYGQNIPFNCEFSSRFDWGGVEIGLQVRGGLIAASQVDSDAMDEEFIRRVAPCLTGCPFSSEVAAKRLQAEFAADSEERQQYAQDIERLLYEQQF; translated from the coding sequence ATGATTGAGAAAGCGCTGATCTGCACGACCGAAAATCTGATTCCCTACCGGAACCTCGCTTTGGAAGAATACCTGATGGACACCGTTCCGGAGAAGACCTGCATCCTGTACCTTTGGCGAAATCAGAACACCGTGGTGATCGGGCGGAACCAGAACTGCTGGAAGGAATGCCGGGTCAAAGAGCTGGAAGCCGACGGCGGGCATCTGGTCCGCCGCCTCTCCGGCGGGGGCGCGGTCTTCCACGATCTGGGCAACCTGAATTTCACATTTCTGGTCCGCAAATCGGATTACGACGTATCCCGCCAGTTGGATGTTATTCTGCACGCCGTCTCCGCCTGCGGAATTCACGCCGAAAAATCGGGACGCAACGACGTCACGGTCGACGGACGCAAATTTTCCGGGAATGCGTTCTATTTCAGCGGGCAAAGCGCTTACCATCACGGCACCATCCTGATTGACGTGGATAAGGAAAAGGCGGGGAAATACCTGAGCGTCTCCGCCGAAAAAATCCGCTCAAAGGGAGTCGATTCCGTCCGGTCGCGCATTGCGAATCTGAACGAATTCAGCCCCGGCCTGACGGTGGATCGCATGGAGCGGGAACTGTGCGAAGCGTTTGGGAGGGTGTACGGGATAAAGCCGGAGCTGCTTCCAGCGGAGTCGGTTGACGCAAGCCGAGTGGAAGAGCTTCGCCGGAAATTTGCCGATCCGGCCTGGATCTACGGGCAAAATATCCCGTTCAACTGCGAATTTTCCAGCCGCTTCGATTGGGGCGGTGTTGAGATCGGGCTTCAGGTCCGCGGCGGCTTAATCGCCGCCTCACAGGTCGATTCCGACGCGATGGACGAGGAATTCATCCGCCGAGTCGCCCCCTGCCTGACCGGATGCCCGTTTTCCTCTGAAGTAGCGGCAAAACGTCTTCAGGCGGAATTTGCCGCAGACAGCGAAGAACGGCAGCAATATGCGCAAGATATTGAGCGGCTGCTTTATGAACAACAATTTTAA
- the gcvPB gene encoding aminomethyl-transferring glycine dehydrogenase subunit GcvPB produces MKLIFEQSRAGHGCSILPACDVPEASLPEQFARKTPPRLPQLSENDLSRHYSALAKRSFGVNDGFYPLGSCTMKYNPKINEEIASLPGFTEIHPLQPAHTAQGCLKVLYLAEQMLTEITGMDGMVFQPAAGAHGEYTGLLLIKAYHHSRGDRKRTKIIVPDSAHGTNPASAAMAGYTIVNIPSGPDGCVDLEALKSAVGDDTAGLMLTNPNTLGLFDKNILEITKIVHEAGGLCFYDGANLNAVVGIARPGDMGFDVIHLNLHKTFSTPHGGGGPGGAAVGCKAPLVPFLPVPRAVKRDGAFALDYDRPQSIGSVKSFYGNFLVIVRALTYLLTLGKEGLPQVAQNAVLNANYLMALLKKRYHVAYDVPCMHEFVLSLEDLKNSCGVTAMDVAKSMQDLEMHPPTMYFPLIVHEALMIEPTETESKETLDQAAEVLLALYEKALADPEAMRRAPETRVIGRPDEVEAARHPVVKYEYD; encoded by the coding sequence ATGAAATTGATTTTTGAACAAAGCCGCGCGGGACACGGCTGTTCCATCCTCCCGGCGTGCGACGTGCCCGAAGCCTCCCTGCCGGAACAATTTGCCCGCAAAACGCCGCCGCGCCTGCCCCAGCTCTCGGAAAACGATCTGAGCCGGCATTACAGCGCGCTGGCAAAGCGCTCATTTGGGGTGAACGACGGATTCTATCCGCTCGGTTCCTGCACGATGAAATACAACCCGAAAATCAATGAGGAAATCGCTTCCCTGCCGGGCTTTACGGAAATCCATCCGCTGCAGCCCGCCCATACGGCGCAGGGGTGCCTGAAGGTCCTGTATCTTGCCGAACAAATGCTGACGGAAATCACCGGGATGGACGGCATGGTCTTCCAGCCCGCGGCGGGCGCCCACGGCGAATACACCGGACTGCTCCTGATTAAGGCATACCATCATTCCCGCGGCGACCGGAAACGCACCAAAATCATCGTTCCGGACTCCGCGCACGGCACGAATCCGGCCAGCGCCGCCATGGCGGGCTACACGATTGTAAATATCCCGTCCGGCCCGGACGGCTGCGTCGATCTGGAAGCGCTGAAAAGCGCCGTCGGGGATGATACGGCCGGTCTGATGCTGACGAATCCGAACACGCTCGGCCTGTTCGATAAAAACATCCTGGAAATTACGAAGATCGTCCACGAGGCCGGGGGTCTGTGCTTCTACGACGGCGCGAACCTCAACGCGGTCGTCGGCATCGCAAGGCCCGGGGACATGGGTTTCGACGTCATCCATCTGAACCTGCACAAAACCTTTTCCACCCCGCACGGCGGCGGAGGGCCCGGCGGCGCGGCGGTCGGATGCAAAGCTCCGCTCGTCCCGTTCCTGCCCGTCCCCCGCGCCGTGAAGCGGGACGGCGCCTTCGCCCTCGACTACGACCGCCCGCAGAGCATCGGAAGCGTAAAGTCGTTCTACGGCAACTTCCTCGTTATCGTCCGGGCTCTGACCTATCTTCTGACGCTCGGGAAAGAGGGGCTTCCGCAGGTGGCTCAAAACGCCGTGCTGAACGCCAACTACCTGATGGCGCTGCTGAAAAAACGCTATCACGTGGCTTACGACGTCCCCTGCATGCACGAATTCGTTCTTTCCCTGGAAGACCTCAAGAATTCCTGCGGCGTCACCGCGATGGATGTCGCAAAGTCGATGCAGGACCTTGAGATGCATCCGCCGACCATGTATTTCCCGCTCATCGTCCATGAGGCGCTGATGATCGAGCCGACTGAAACGGAGTCGAAAGAGACGCTGGACCAGGCCGCGGAAGTTCTGCTGGCCCTGTACGAGAAAGCGCTCGCCGACCCGGAAGCCATGCGCCGCGCGCCGGAGACCCGTGTGATCGGCCGCCCGGACGAGGTGGAGGCCGCAAGGCACCCCGTGGTGAAATACGAATATGATTGA
- the gcvPA gene encoding aminomethyl-transferring glycine dehydrogenase subunit GcvPA: MGSYIPSTEEEQNQMLSSAGFDSFDGLFSQIPESVRLNRLLDLPQGLSELEVRRKMGGIAAENKVFPTVFRGAGAYRHYIPAAVTRITAKENFLTAYTPYQAEISQGILQSIFEYQTMICELTGMDVSNASVYDGANAAAEAAAMCRDRGRTTVYLSAATHPDTIRTVRTYAFGANAEVRLVPIKDGATDADALKTLLSEDKTAACFFLQQPNYFGTIEDAQALGEIAHASGAKFVMGCNPVSLAVLKTPAECGADIAVGEGQPLGMPLGFGGPYLGFMACKKAMMRRLPGRIVGQTSDAAGNRAFVLTLQAREQHIRREKALSNICSNEALCALTASVYLSVMGPDGFQSAARQCYSKAHYAAEKISAVKGFELKNKSEFFHEFVTGCPNPEKTLKMLEQQGILGGLPLPDGGLLWCVTELNTKEEIDRLAGLLEEDSNEIDF, from the coding sequence ATGGGGTCTTATATTCCATCCACCGAGGAAGAACAGAACCAAATGCTTTCCTCCGCAGGGTTTGACTCGTTTGACGGTCTTTTCTCCCAAATTCCAGAATCGGTCCGTCTGAACCGTCTGCTCGATCTGCCCCAGGGCCTTTCCGAACTGGAGGTCCGCCGCAAAATGGGCGGGATCGCTGCGGAAAACAAGGTGTTCCCCACCGTCTTCCGGGGCGCGGGCGCGTATCGCCATTACATCCCCGCCGCCGTCACCCGCATTACGGCAAAAGAAAATTTTCTGACCGCCTACACCCCCTATCAAGCGGAAATCAGTCAGGGAATTCTGCAGTCGATCTTTGAATACCAGACCATGATCTGCGAACTGACCGGAATGGACGTTTCCAACGCCTCGGTTTATGACGGCGCAAACGCCGCGGCGGAAGCCGCCGCAATGTGCCGCGACCGCGGAAGAACGACGGTCTACCTTTCCGCCGCAACGCATCCAGACACCATCCGGACCGTTCGGACCTACGCATTCGGCGCAAACGCGGAAGTCCGCCTTGTTCCCATAAAAGACGGCGCGACCGATGCCGACGCCTTGAAAACTCTGTTGTCGGAGGACAAAACCGCTGCCTGCTTCTTTTTACAGCAGCCGAATTACTTCGGAACCATCGAGGACGCGCAGGCTCTGGGGGAAATCGCCCACGCGTCGGGCGCGAAATTCGTGATGGGCTGCAATCCCGTCTCCCTTGCCGTTTTGAAAACCCCGGCGGAGTGCGGCGCCGACATCGCGGTCGGCGAAGGGCAGCCGCTCGGCATGCCGCTCGGCTTCGGCGGACCGTACCTCGGCTTTATGGCCTGCAAAAAAGCGATGATGCGCCGCCTGCCCGGCCGGATCGTCGGCCAGACCTCCGACGCCGCCGGAAACCGTGCGTTCGTCCTGACGCTTCAGGCGCGTGAACAGCACATCCGCCGCGAAAAGGCGCTGAGCAATATCTGCTCCAACGAGGCGCTTTGCGCGCTCACCGCCTCCGTCTATCTGAGCGTGATGGGCCCGGACGGGTTCCAGTCCGCGGCGCGGCAGTGCTATTCCAAAGCGCATTACGCCGCCGAAAAGATCAGCGCGGTCAAGGGCTTCGAGTTGAAAAACAAATCCGAATTCTTCCACGAATTCGTCACCGGCTGCCCGAATCCGGAAAAAACGCTTAAAATGCTGGAACAGCAGGGCATTCTCGGCGGTCTGCCGCTGCCGGACGGCGGACTGCTCTGGTGCGTGACGGAGCTGAACACAAAAGAAGAGATCGACCGGCTGGCCGGTCTGCTGGAGGAGGATTCAAATGAAATTGATTTTTGA
- the gcvH gene encoding glycine cleavage system protein GcvH: protein MNLPEELKYTKSHEWVAHQPDGSARIGLTDFAQKELGDIVFINLPQEGDSVDSGAAFADVESVKAVSDVYSPVTGTVQAVNEELLDAPEQLNKAPYDSWMVQVGEISATEELLSASEYLTFLSGKEGD from the coding sequence ATGAATCTGCCAGAGGAACTGAAATACACAAAATCCCACGAATGGGTCGCCCACCAGCCGGACGGCAGCGCCAGGATCGGCCTGACCGACTTCGCTCAAAAGGAACTCGGCGATATCGTTTTTATCAACCTTCCGCAGGAGGGTGACTCTGTGGATTCCGGAGCGGCGTTTGCGGACGTGGAATCCGTCAAAGCCGTTTCCGACGTTTACAGCCCCGTGACCGGAACCGTTCAGGCGGTCAACGAGGAACTTCTCGACGCACCCGAGCAGCTGAACAAAGCTCCCTACGATTCCTGGATGGTGCAGGTCGGCGAAATCTCCGCCACGGAAGAATTGCTATCCGCCTCCGAATATCTTACCTTCCTGTCCGGAAAAGAAGGAGACTGA
- the gcvT gene encoding glycine cleavage system aminomethyltransferase GcvT, with protein sequence MELKTPLYSRHVSAGGKIVPFAGYLLPVQYPSGVIAEHMAVRTAAGLFDISHMGEIILEGKDALANLHHLLTNDFTSMYDGRVRYTLMCYEDGGVVDDLVVCRISETKYLLVVNAANRRKDAEWIRTHLTGEVRFEDVSDRVAQIALQGPKAPEILKKLAEESSIPQKYYTFVEKGTVGGVSCLVSRTGYTGELGYEFYCAPQDAERLWDLLLEAGKEYGLIPCGLGARDTLRLEAAMPLYGHEMDETVNPFEAGLSFGVKMDSHDFIGKEVLSKKMNPSRVRIGLTVTGRGIARGGEPVLTNGSEIGKTTSGTFCPYLKEAVAMALVDSSQTKVGAEVELEIRGRCVAAKITALPFYKRS encoded by the coding sequence ATGGAACTCAAAACCCCTCTTTACAGCCGACATGTCTCCGCAGGCGGAAAGATCGTTCCGTTCGCGGGATATCTGCTTCCCGTTCAGTACCCCTCCGGCGTGATCGCCGAGCACATGGCGGTCCGCACCGCCGCCGGCCTGTTCGACATCTCCCACATGGGTGAGATCATCCTTGAGGGCAAAGATGCGCTTGCAAACCTGCACCACCTGCTGACGAACGATTTTACCAGCATGTACGACGGACGCGTGCGCTACACCCTGATGTGTTACGAGGACGGCGGAGTGGTGGACGATCTGGTCGTATGCCGGATCAGCGAGACAAAGTACCTGCTGGTCGTCAACGCCGCAAACCGCAGGAAAGACGCGGAGTGGATCAGAACCCACCTGACAGGAGAAGTCCGCTTTGAGGACGTCTCCGACCGCGTCGCCCAGATCGCCCTGCAAGGCCCGAAGGCACCTGAAATCCTGAAAAAGCTCGCGGAGGAATCCTCCATTCCGCAGAAATACTACACTTTTGTGGAAAAAGGGACCGTGGGCGGCGTTTCCTGTCTGGTCTCCCGCACCGGCTACACCGGCGAACTCGGCTATGAATTTTACTGCGCGCCGCAGGATGCGGAACGGCTTTGGGACCTTCTTCTGGAAGCCGGAAAGGAGTATGGCCTGATTCCCTGCGGGCTCGGCGCGCGCGACACGCTCCGGCTGGAGGCGGCCATGCCTCTCTACGGCCATGAAATGGATGAAACCGTCAATCCGTTTGAGGCGGGCCTTTCCTTCGGCGTCAAAATGGACTCCCATGATTTTATCGGAAAAGAAGTCCTTTCCAAAAAGATGAACCCTTCCCGTGTGCGGATCGGCCTGACGGTGACCGGGCGCGGCATCGCGCGCGGCGGCGAACCCGTGCTGACCAATGGATCTGAAATCGGAAAAACCACCTCCGGCACCTTCTGCCCTTATCTGAAAGAGGCGGTCGCCATGGCCCTGGTCGACAGTTCCCAAACGAAGGTTGGAGCCGAAGTGGAACTGGAAATCCGCGGCCGCTGTGTCGCCGCAAAGATCACGGCTCTTCCATTTTATAAAAGATCCTGA
- a CDS encoding LamB/YcsF family protein — MNQIDLNCDLGESFGTYKLGMDEEVIPFVSSANVACGFHASDPVVMRKTVELAGKNGVCIGAHPGFPDLMGFGRRNMKVSPLEAKAYVQYQIGALDAFCRAFGVKLVHVKPHGALYNMAGKDYDLARAICEGIAEIDGSLILLALSGSEMIRAAKDTGLRAASEVFADRAYEEDGSLVARTKPNSMITDENEAIRRVVRMAKEGTVTAVTGKEIPIQADSVCVHGDNAKALDFVQKIRSALTAEGIKITPLPTICLKGPR; from the coding sequence ATGAATCAAATAGACTTGAACTGCGATTTGGGGGAAAGCTTCGGCACCTACAAACTGGGAATGGATGAAGAGGTCATCCCGTTTGTCTCCTCCGCCAACGTCGCCTGCGGTTTTCACGCTTCCGATCCCGTGGTGATGCGCAAGACCGTGGAACTGGCCGGGAAAAACGGCGTCTGCATCGGCGCTCACCCGGGCTTTCCGGACCTGATGGGGTTTGGCCGCAGAAATATGAAGGTTTCCCCGCTGGAAGCTAAGGCATACGTTCAGTACCAGATCGGCGCGCTCGATGCTTTCTGCCGGGCCTTCGGCGTCAAGCTGGTGCATGTCAAGCCGCACGGCGCCCTGTACAACATGGCGGGCAAAGACTACGACCTTGCCAGAGCCATCTGCGAAGGAATCGCGGAAATCGACGGCAGCCTGATTCTGCTCGCCCTTTCCGGCAGCGAAATGATCCGCGCCGCAAAGGATACGGGCCTGCGCGCCGCCAGCGAGGTGTTTGCCGACCGCGCTTACGAAGAGGACGGTTCTCTGGTTGCCCGAACCAAGCCGAATTCCATGATTACGGATGAGAACGAGGCGATCCGCCGCGTGGTCCGCATGGCGAAAGAGGGAACCGTGACGGCGGTCACCGGAAAAGAGATCCCGATTCAGGCGGATTCCGTCTGCGTCCACGGAGACAACGCCAAGGCGCTGGATTTTGTACAGAAGATCCGCTCCGCGCTTACGGCGGAGGGAATCAAAATTACGCCGCTTCCAACAATCTGTCTTAAAGGGCCTCGTTAA
- a CDS encoding putative hydro-lyase produces the protein MDLTTMAPSEVRKLIRKGEITGPTAGLCAGYAQANLAVLPKELAYDFLLFCQRNPKSCPLLEVSDVGSRELHTIAKNSDIATDIPKYRVYENGTMVEECTDVSHLWRDDFVSFLIGCSFSFESELLESGVTVRHIEENRNVPMYLTNIDCEPAGIFSGKMVVSMRPLPHGQVVRAVLITGGMPRVHGAPIHIGSPEAIGIRDIHHPDFGDSVTIRDGEVPVFWPCGVTPQSVIMNVKPKIAITHSPGHMLITDVKNVQLKY, from the coding sequence ATGGATCTTACAACGATGGCACCTTCCGAGGTTCGGAAATTGATCCGCAAGGGGGAAATCACCGGCCCGACCGCCGGCCTGTGCGCCGGGTACGCGCAGGCGAACCTCGCCGTTCTTCCAAAAGAGCTGGCTTATGACTTTCTGCTGTTTTGCCAGAGGAACCCGAAATCCTGCCCGCTGCTGGAAGTCTCCGATGTGGGCAGCCGGGAACTGCACACCATTGCGAAAAATTCGGATATCGCCACGGACATTCCAAAATACCGCGTCTATGAAAACGGCACGATGGTGGAGGAATGTACCGACGTTTCCCATCTCTGGCGCGACGATTTCGTCAGCTTTTTGATCGGGTGCAGCTTCTCGTTTGAATCGGAACTGTTGGAGTCCGGCGTTACGGTAAGGCATATTGAGGAAAACCGCAACGTGCCGATGTACCTCACCAACATCGACTGCGAACCCGCGGGGATTTTCAGCGGGAAGATGGTTGTGTCCATGCGCCCCCTTCCCCACGGCCAGGTGGTCCGCGCCGTGCTGATCACAGGCGGAATGCCCCGCGTCCACGGCGCGCCGATTCACATCGGTTCCCCGGAAGCGATCGGAATCCGGGATATCCATCATCCGGATTTCGGCGACAGCGTCACCATCCGCGACGGCGAAGTGCCCGTGTTCTGGCCCTGCGGCGTCACGCCCCAGTCGGTCATCATGAATGTGAAACCCAAGATCGCCATTACGCACTCGCCGGGGCACATGCTGATTACAGACGTGAAAAACGTACAGCTGAAGTATTGA
- a CDS encoding biotin-dependent carboxyltransferase family protein codes for MGFEVLKPGLLTTVQDFGRTGYQKLGISPSGALDRRAMTLANLLVCNPAAEALLELTFTGPELRFTADNFIAVTGGDLSPALNGKPIARYAAHPVKAGDILSFGQAKSGCRAYLAFAGGLGLPAVMDSKSTNLKCGFGGYQGRKLLAGDTIGFASPKKELPFFPLRTLESPTFGGEVSLRVILGPQEDAFTEGGIRTFFGESYEVTPRFDRMGCALEGPTVECREKADIISDGIPDGAVQIPSSGKPIIMLADHQTTGGYTKIGTVASVDLPLLAQCKPGDSVRFERISVADAQKLLRKEAKKLRKLNRYLNE; via the coding sequence ATGGGATTTGAAGTTCTGAAGCCGGGTCTTTTGACAACGGTACAGGATTTTGGGCGCACCGGGTATCAAAAGCTCGGCATCTCTCCTTCCGGGGCGCTGGACCGCAGAGCAATGACTCTCGCAAATCTTCTGGTCTGCAATCCCGCCGCAGAAGCCCTCTTGGAGCTGACTTTCACGGGTCCGGAACTGCGGTTTACCGCGGATAACTTCATCGCGGTCACCGGCGGAGACCTCTCCCCCGCCCTGAACGGAAAACCGATTGCCCGCTATGCGGCCCACCCGGTCAAGGCCGGAGACATTCTTTCCTTCGGTCAGGCGAAAAGCGGCTGCCGCGCTTATCTGGCGTTTGCCGGGGGACTCGGCCTTCCGGCTGTTATGGACAGCAAATCAACCAATTTGAAATGCGGCTTCGGCGGATATCAGGGCCGCAAACTGCTGGCGGGCGACACGATCGGCTTTGCGTCTCCCAAAAAGGAGCTTCCGTTTTTTCCTCTCCGCACGCTGGAATCTCCCACTTTCGGTGGAGAAGTCAGCCTTCGCGTGATTTTAGGCCCGCAGGAAGACGCGTTCACCGAGGGCGGAATCCGCACCTTTTTTGGGGAATCCTATGAGGTGACCCCCCGCTTTGACCGAATGGGCTGCGCCTTGGAAGGGCCGACGGTCGAATGCAGAGAGAAGGCCGATATTATTTCCGACGGAATCCCCGACGGGGCGGTCCAGATTCCGTCAAGCGGCAAGCCGATCATCATGCTGGCCGACCACCAGACAACGGGCGGATACACAAAAATCGGAACCGTGGCTTCTGTCGATCTTCCGCTGCTGGCTCAGTGCAAGCCAGGCGATTCCGTGCGGTTTGAACGGATTTCCGTCGCGGATGCCCAAAAGCTCCTGCGGAAAGAGGCTAAAAAGCTCCGGAAGCTGAACCGGTATCTCAACGAATAA
- the pxpB gene encoding 5-oxoprolinase subunit PxpB produces MTKVPQARILTAGDSALTVEFGNEISEEINGKVLALDNAIQKEGIVGITETIPTYRSLLICYDPCAIRYAALKRRVSRLAERLGAASSGAGRIVEIPVCYGGEFGEDLPDVAAHAGLSEEEVVRIHSSKDYLIYMLGFLPGFAYLGGMDSRIATPRLKTPRVKIPAGSVAIGGEQTGIYPIASPGGWRLIGSTPVRPYDPDREDPILYRAGDRIRFVPVSAEEYRKIQALADQGTYPCTVREGGTGNGI; encoded by the coding sequence ATGACGAAAGTGCCTCAGGCGAGAATCCTGACCGCGGGCGACAGCGCCCTGACGGTAGAATTCGGCAATGAAATCAGCGAGGAGATCAACGGCAAGGTCCTCGCGCTGGACAACGCCATTCAAAAGGAAGGCATTGTCGGCATTACCGAAACCATCCCGACTTACCGTTCTTTGCTGATCTGCTACGACCCGTGCGCCATCCGGTATGCGGCCTTGAAGCGCAGGGTGTCACGGCTGGCGGAGCGGCTCGGCGCCGCCTCCTCCGGCGCGGGCCGGATCGTCGAAATTCCCGTCTGCTACGGTGGGGAATTCGGGGAGGACCTGCCGGACGTGGCGGCTCACGCGGGGCTTTCGGAAGAAGAAGTCGTCCGGATCCACTCCTCAAAGGATTACCTGATTTACATGCTGGGCTTTCTGCCCGGTTTCGCGTATCTGGGCGGCATGGATTCGAGGATTGCGACTCCCCGCCTGAAAACGCCGCGCGTCAAGATCCCGGCCGGCTCGGTCGCCATCGGCGGCGAACAGACCGGAATCTACCCGATCGCCTCCCCCGGCGGCTGGCGGCTGATCGGCAGCACGCCGGTCAGGCCCTATGACCCGGACCGGGAAGACCCGATTCTGTACCGCGCGGGGGACCGAATCCGTTTCGTCCCCGTTTCGGCGGAGGAATACAGAAAAATTCAGGCTCTTGCGGATCAGGGAACCTATCCGTGTACCGTTCGGGAAGGGGGAACCGGCAATGGGATTTGA